NNNNNNNNNNNNNNNNNNNNNNNNNNNNNNNNNNNNNNNNNNNNNNNNNNNNNNNNNNNNNNNNNNNNNNNNNNNNNNNNNNNNNNNNNNNNNNNNNNNNNNNNNNNNNNNNNNNNNNNNNNNNNNNNNNNNNNNNNNNNNNNNNNNNNNNNNNNNNNNNNNNNNNNNNNNNNNNNNNNNNNNNNATATTCTAAGTAACTAAATTTTTAAGAAGCTTAGAATTAATCCTGTAACAATATTTGATAATTAGAATGAGTGACAGATCTTTGTGTTTAGCTAGTTTATATTAAAGGTTATTTTTGTGAAAGTTGTTGTTGAATTAGTTTTTGTGAGTATCAGTTCTTTTAAAGTACATCaaagtatttttttaattgaacaaaaataaaaagaaaatatgaaaataGGGACAAAGTAGTTCAAAAATAAATTGACTAGAATAAGAATAAATcgcattgaatttaaataaagcaaTAAATTGCCTTCGACATGATCAAAGgactttgaaattaaaaaaataaagtgctgaatcttaaagagaacagagaaagtaaatgatggttgaaaagtaaatttgcaaAGAAAATAAAGTTTACGAAAAATATAAATGAAAATGTAAAAAcaaatggaaggaaccctacataAAATTAACTCGAAGCAAACTCAGTAAGTCGCTAGAATGTGAGTTTACGTAAGTAATTTCtgaaataaaattctaatttttgtCCCTTCAAATCTTCTCCTATTTATAAGAATTTTCAACCAATCAGATTAAAATACAATCTCCACGTACATTAATTCCTAAGTAACTATTTCCACTCCTTTTACTTGACATGAGCAACGGCCAAAAGTAACCTTCaaaacttgaatttttttattaatcacaTCGAACAGTTTGTTGATAATCTTCACGTAGGGGTGttatcggttcggtttggttcggttttggacCAAAAACCAACCGAACCGATCTGTTCGGTTTTTACATAATACCAACCAATCGGTTTGCTATCTGCGCaacaaccgaaccgaaccaaaccgaaccaaaagcggtttggttcggtcggttttttcggtttttaaattctaactaataaaaaattaattttagtaaaaTGATGTTCAAAACAATCAATAAActgaaataatattatattacaTTCAAATTCAACACAATTTCAACTCATTCCAACAACTAAACATAAAACAAACACATTTATTAAGTCTAAAATTTCCATTCAATGTATTACTAAACCACTtatgcggttcggttcggttcggttcggtttttgcCGAGccaaccgaaaaccgaaccgaaccgatcggtttacatcggaaaaaaaccaaaaaaaccgatttttttcggtttttattCGGTTATTGTAAATTTCGGTTCGGTTTTGTGATAaatttcggtttggttcggtaacttacacccctaTCTTCACGTACATTAATTCATAACTAACTGTTTCCACTCCTTTTACTTGACATGAGCAACGGGCCAGAAGTAACCttcaaaacttaaatttttttattaatcacaTCGAACAGTTTGTTGATTAATCATGACAATATACATTCCCTGTCATAAATTTTCTCGATGTAGATCTTTCTTTTGAGAAACACGCTTCCTAAATCTCAAATCCaatctctttttaaaattaattattttcgacTAACAATAACATAACTTAGAacctttttaaaaaatatatatatatatataaaagcagATAAAGCACATGATTATATTCCTGACATTTCATTAGCATGGAAATGGTGCAATGCAGAGAGAAACTCACCTAACACACTGCATTTTGGGTCAGTCTCTCACATGATCACATTCACTTCCCTTTTCATTGTTGTAAAGTGTGAAATCTTCTGTTTCATTCTGTCAAAACCATTCCCATGCTTGCTTCCTTCTCATACTTTCTCGCTTTAAGCCAAAACTACATTCCACAACATGCCAAAACCAAAATCTCTTATAGCTTTAATTTGTTTGGACGAAAGAACCtgctaacctttttttttttcctcaaaTCAAATGAATCCTCtccttttttagaattttcttttTGGCTAAATCACAGTTTTTCaattttatcatttatttttttctagTATAAAAATTAATGCANNNNNNNNNNNNNNNNNNNNNNNNNNNNNNNNNNNNNNNNNNNNNNNNNNNNNNNNNNNNNNNNNNNNNNNNNNNNNNNNNNNNNNNNNNNNNNNNNNNNNNNNNNNNNNNNNNNNNNNNNNNNNNNNNNNNNNNNNNNNNNNNNNNNNNNNNNNNNNNNNNNNNNNNNNNNNNNNNNNNNNNNNNNNNNNNNNNNNNNNNNNNNNNNNNNNNNNNNNNNNNNNNNNNNNNNNNNNNNNNNNNNNNNNNNNNNNNNNNNNNNNNNNNNNNNNNNNNNNNNNNNNNNNNNNNNNNNNNNNNNNNNNNNNNNNNNaattttctttaaaaattaatttgttactaaaagtaaaaaataaaaaaaataaattatattaattaaatcataaagagtaaagtatcgtttttgtgtCCGACGtttgggtaaatcctatttgtgtccctaacgtttaaatcgtcatatttgtatccctaacgtttgtaaaagtgattcaatgttatcctaccgccaattacacatcatgaacgctttagcTTGAGTTTTAAAaacctcttcttgaagttagaatataaatgtttggatagaatcgatgatctacttcgaaaaatagctcatcaaatgttaaaattaattcctataacatttacataattcacttttgaatctaaacacaaatagtgcgtataatattaaaatcgaccacatccaagtgagacctaattgaaaatgaatacatccaagtgagaataattagaaaatataatatgatttgttagtataattgatagtaggataacattgaatcacttttataaacgttaaggatacaaataggacgatttaaacgttagggacacaaacaGAACTTAcccaaacgttggggataaaaacgatactttactcaatcaTAAATTATAAATGATCAAAAAATAGGGTCAAAGCGtcgaaaaatgataaaaaaatgagGTCAAAAAATACTGCCGGAAGAGAAAAAACAAGGGGCTATGAACGAAAAAAAAGCCTATACTCTTGATATCATGTTAGGAACAAGAGAgtaaaaatacaatgtaaaaagAGTATATATAACTGCTaatagaattaaagtaataaaaacataaaatcttacaattaatatacaaatataatactaattgatctaattcgATTCTAATTATTCTCTTAACACTAAGAATGATTGATTAAAAAGCAGGAACCAACTGTATTTTGCAAGTCAGAAAgatgattaaaaagaaaaagtagatATCCTGGAACCAAATCCTTTTATTGTGTGTTGGCATCCACGTTCGCTGTGCCGACACATATTAAGTCAGTACATAATAGTTAATACTAAAGCAATAATAATCGTCGATTTCGTGTAGTTGAATGGAATGAAAATCGTGTTCCGCAGTACTCTCATGGATTCCTCATGGCTAAGGCTCAGGGTAAAAGCAGTTCATTACACTCTTATTTTCCACGTTGCGCTATATGAATGGGATTGCTCAAGCTAAGAAAccaataatttaattagtttattttgACATTACAATCAAATAGCCTATACAAAGTTTACAAGCCCATCAACATGCAAACATTCTATAACGGATCTACAGATAAATGAAATAAGAACTATGACCGATACCACAGGAGGAGAATAAGAGCAGAACAAGAATAACTAACttaaataagtttaattttgaAGAAAGATAAATTGAGAATTGTCTCAGGTTTTGCCTTCAACCCTTGCATGAGTGAGTCCAACGCATGCATCAACAAAGTCGTCATCAATGAAATCCGTGGAAAAGACTTGAAGTCTGTCAGCATAGCCCTTGGTGAAGCACTGAGCGATGAAGAGCCTAGCATAGCCATGAATGCGGCCCGTGACGGGCTTCACACACAAAACGGGGTTATCTGCGACGGGGGTTGCAGTGTTCTCCACCCTGTAGAAAAATTTCCTGGACGAAACGGGCGGCTGCGAGCTGAGATGCTTCAAGTTGCCATCGAACTTGGTGGACGGCAAATCCGTGTTGATCCAATCATCCTTGAGAAAGCCCGCACTCCAGAAGGGGCTTCCCGGCTTGGGCTGAGGCGATTTTCTGGGCTTCCAAACACATATGATCCTCTTTGGCAACAACTCCGCGATGGTCTTCCCGAATACTGAGTCATCCTGGTGGATCAAGAACTCCCCCAGCTGCTCCTCCAGATACTTGTCGAATTCCGGGGGGTCTTCGTGGCCGAACTCCGTTCGAATCTCGAGGATGACGATTTCCGACTGAGTCTCGGACAAGAACTTCTTGACGTTGGCGATGACGACGTCGACGCTGTAAGTGAGGAGGATGCCGTGGCATATGCGGCGGTCCTCCTGGACACGGATGTCGAGGACTCTGGTGCCGCAGAGGAGTTGCTGGTAGATGGAGAGAGACTGGCACTGAGCGAAGGGGCGAGTGACGAGTGGGATGCCAATCTTGTTGGTGGCAGAGTCGTGTGTTCCTGGCCACACGATCTGGTTGATTCGAACTTTCTCTGGGTTCAGCTCTAACATCCAGTTCTTCCTGTCTTTAGGGCGATACTCACTCCCTGGGTACTCTTCCTCGCTGCTGCTCTTTAGATCTGACAATATTTTCTTCTCAGCCTTTATCGCCTTTCTTCGCTCCACCTGTTTGGACACTTGAGAACCCATCTTCAATCAAGGTCAAAACCCAGCTTAGCTTGTTATTAGTTGTTGTTCCTCATCCTCCccttttatttattaattgaaaTTGTAATTAACGATGGAGTTGTGTTTGGTTTGGATAGGCCagctgattttatttttatttaatcttAGTTGAAGGATTTTGGTAGCGCAGTCCACCTCTCATTGGATGTTGTGTGGGGAACCTTCGCTCTCATAATTGGTATTGGTGGGGAGTCATTATACATGTAGGCTTTTAGTTGGTCCACCTATGTGGCTCTCCAAAGCTTTCTCTCATCATCTCTAATTTGTTTTGTTCTATTTTGTctttcatcaatttcttgtagCTACTCATGACTTCAATTTGCTACCATTTACCTCTGTCGTTTACAACCTTCTCCCACATGCATATGGCATATATACAACTCCGATATCAATCTATCAAAGTCGTCGTGTGGCTAGAACTCTCTCTTCTCGTTTTGTGCTATCAAAGTCTATGTgcaattaattaatatttaaataaaacttCCGAATATCTCCTCTATCCTCGGCGTGATTTAATAGGGAACACTTAAAGAGagcgcatatatatatatattattagaagTGAGGGGTAGTATCCATGTAAAAATTACATGCATGTATCCATGTAACTTTCACTTCCCACTCTACATCTTCGTTTGTTTTACACGCGCCTCTTATAACTTATATAAGAAATCTTTATTTTGCTTTATCAACGTTTCTCAAGGTAAACCTTCTCATACAACGTAAATCTCTTTCGGATTCTTCtttatcatcatcttcttcttctttttcttcttctttaacctaattaaattaGTTGTTCTCCTCTTTCGCGTTTTTCTTCTCTACATTATGGATCTGGATTGATTCAACGCAATTAGTTTCGTCGTTcatcttctttttcgttttcttctttgatctgtacttttgaattgaaacaatgaatgaatcaacttcaaatcagttgaataaaagtgattttatagaattgattttgggtaGAAATAAGTTTGTATCAACATAATTTATGTTTGGCAACTCTTtaccaaaattgattttgataaaataaatattatttggataatattaattaaaatcactttagataaataattacttaaAAGAACATTACATtaaattataatgttatttttttatatatgtttaatttttttatattttttatatgtttttatatagtatatttttaataCTCTTAGTACTCTTTTTTAGTACTANNNNNNNNNNNNNNNNNNgaaataataagaattttattaataatataataacatgtataaaagataaaattagtaaaagaaaaataaatattgaaggtAGTGGCTAAACAAAATCACTTCTGTGTTTGTAAAGAAGAAAATTAACCAAACAAAAAATAGAAGCTTTTAAAAATCTCTAACGTGCTTTTTTCCTTTCAAACTTGTGGTTATCAAACACAGCAACCACTTCTTACTCAACAGCtgagtgtgtgtttggattagagTTGGTCAAACTGGAGTTTAAATGAAAgtgattttgtaaaattgattttggatAGAAGTGAGTTTGTGtcaacatgatttatgtttggcaattttatactaaaattgattttgataaaatgaaattatttggataatattagttaaaatcacttttagataaataattagttaattattaaaaaaatataatattaaattataatattattttttaaaatatatttaacaagaattataataataaattttacaatgtcaaataaaaaaaatattcaataattttgTTTGTACTCTCAGTAttcttttatttagtattattttggACCGTAAAATTTTATTACTTATGATTCTATTTTTATGTATGTGTTCATACTCTGACCCAACGCTAAGACACAGGTTTAAAAAAAGAAAGGCCCAATCCAAGGAATTGGTCCTTATTTCACACCAACTTTCCCCTTGAAGTCGGTTCCCACCACCAGGGACGGACATAAGGGGGCGAGTGGTGGCCTCGGCCCCCCAACTTTttttaatagtaataagttattatgtataatttattttttttttaaaaaatatttagtatttagtttaatataaataaaagtttaGTCTAATTTAAATATTGATAATTTNNNNNNNNNNNNNNNNNNNNNNNNNNNNNNNNNNNNNNNNNNNNNNNNNNNNNNNNNNNNNNNNNNNNNNNNNNNNNNNNNNNNNNNNNNNNNNNNNNNNNNNNNNNNNNttaaataaaatttttaaatctcataaagtgaattctttttcttcttgtggccgttttttttattcgtttggtattaattctctctgtttcaactgttacaattaaaagatctttttcaactatgaatattgtgaaaaataacttagaaacaaaataaaagatgaatttcttgctaattgtcttttaattatattgaaaagaaaatcattaaaaattttgacacaaattctattatcggTGAATTTTATTATACGAAGAATCGACCACTTCATTAGTAAAAAAGTATacacatattttttttagtttaaaatatattctctatccgtatatttttataatacatcttatattatataatttttttacataatttttaatattatatgtgtTATTGGCCCCCCATAATATCATTTCTGAATCCGTCCCTGCCCACCACGacctgctctaaagaagtcgggaacgagaATTAGCTTGCAGATAACACTAaaataactgcccctaaaatctctcaacccactttcaGGAGCTATATCTCAActttcctaagataaagggacagttacccaccttaaaaggtggagctacctcaacggtggttattggttcaccactataaatacactgacatctctcaagtatctctaagtcccaatactctctaaacctgcttacacccttgctgacttaggcatcggagtgtcttttcAGGTACTACCCCCATTCactcatactcacaagtcggacggaggcctaGAAGCGCGATTCCTTGCGAAGGCTTCCCTCCTCAGACGATCGAGCCAGCCTAACGAGTCCAGCTCatcaatctccggttacccatcgtaacattggcgccgttgccggggacccgagagatcaaccagtaatgGCGGACAATTCTCCAGAGGATGGCAATACAGCGTCTGATTTCGAACAGAAAAATCTGGACACTGGAAACAATGACGCAGACCTGACCCTTCACCAGGGGACCAACGA
The DNA window shown above is from Arachis ipaensis cultivar K30076 chromosome B08, Araip1.1, whole genome shotgun sequence and carries:
- the LOC107613728 gene encoding PI-PLC X-box domain-containing protein DDB_G0293730, whose product is MGSQVSKQVERRKAIKAEKKILSDLKSSSEEEYPGSEYRPKDRKNWMLELNPEKVRINQIVWPGTHDSATNKIGIPLVTRPFAQCQSLSIYQQLLCGTRVLDIRVQEDRRICHGILLTYSVDVVIANVKKFLSETQSEIVILEIRTEFGHEDPPEFDKYLEEQLGEFLIHQDDSVFGKTIAELLPKRIICVWKPRKSPQPKPGSPFWSAGFLKDDWINTDLPSTKFDGNLKHLSSQPPVSSRKFFYRVENTATPVADNPVLCVKPVTGRIHGYARLFIAQCFTKGYADRLQVFSTDFIDDDFVDACVGLTHARVEGKT